In a genomic window of Leptidea sinapis chromosome 14, ilLepSina1.1, whole genome shotgun sequence:
- the LOC126967912 gene encoding transmembrane protein 147: MTLYHFGNCVALVYLPYHMAYKFSGISEYSTFSKCVYAGGLYIFTQLCKMLLLATFFPDYDTNSSSGEYNIFLEILKATVDSADLLGIYFAINSVPGKGHSKILTSAIGWASAEVIVTRSIMLWVGARGSEFDWIYIRSCAESNVALLQHASTAALVWLWSRSDLPKKHTPIVITLLALSPYRSLLEDAVASLLSLSAWSLLAIRAIHASTVGLTALAMYAVISQQIGA; this comes from the exons ATGACTCTTTATCATTTTGGAAATTGTGTAGCATTAGTATACCTTCCATATCACATGGCCTACAAATTTTCAGGAAT atCTGAGTATTCAACCTTTTCAAAATGTGTGTATGCTGGAGGGCTATACATTTTTACCCAATTGTGCAAAATGCTACTGCTAGCAACATTTTTTCCTGATTATGATACCAATAGTTCCAGTGgcgagtataatatatttttg GAAATTCTTAAAGCCACAGTGGACTCAGCTGATCTACTGGGCATTTACTTTGCAATTAATTCTGTGCCTGGCAAAGGCCATTCTAAGATATTAACCTCTGCAATTGGATGGGCAAGTGCTGAA GTCATTGTAACTAGAAGCATCATGTTGTGGGTGGGCGCTCGAGGATCTGAATTCGACTGGATCTATATACGCTCATGTGCTGAGTCTAATGTAGCCCTTCTACAACATGCTTCCACTGCTGCACTTGTGTGGCTCTGGAGTCGAAGTGATCTACCAAAGAAGCACACCCCCATTGTTATTACACTACTTGCCTTATCTCCATACAGAAGTCTGCTAGAAGATGCAGTCGCTAGTTTATTATCACTCAGTGCCTGGTCTTTGTTGGCCATTCGTGCGATTCATGCTTCCACTGTTGGTCTTACTGCCCTAGCCATGTATGCAGTTATTTCTCAGCAAATAGGAGCTTGA